Proteins encoded in a region of the Microbacterium neungamense genome:
- a CDS encoding AAA family ATPase has product MRLHRLEVEGFGPFRSRQVVDFDAFADDGIFLIGGRTGAGKSSILDAVCFGLYGGVPRYDGGEKRLRSDHCEPDDPTSVAVEFSTVAGRFRVTRSPSYERPAKRGGGMTTQAPSASLEELTDAGWVGRAARVVDVANELADILQLSQEQFLQVILLAQNRFADFLLADSRERQKLLRRLFGTERFEDYQQRFDERRRLAEQSLAARRATIEARLEEAERIATDAELWGDSGPAAGGATTEERLETLQRALARAEYRAERLAAERADAEKRLEAADAALTELTRQREAQTERDRARAALAALDAQADEIAADRRRRDLGRAAEALRGVIAAARRAQAALADAERGESEARDALPAAVAAACRQTETDGDLPPAAEGSGDVTRLRAFASDLTRESGAWQRAAELEQRSADRERELAEAEQEAAAAGERITALQAERAELPGRIAELTAERDAARRAGDRAEDLARAVEDARTCRAAAAEVARLDDEIAAAERRLAELTTAHAEAQTALARLRQRRLDGFAGELATALVPGEPCAVCGATEHPSPAEHADPVSAEDIADAEARRDDAARAERQAESRLGERRAERAAAAERSRGLSPSAAEAVLETASAAHAEAEAAAERALALDAALARCTAQAEDVERRQTEAAQEQAAARERLALLRQTAEDAQRAIAAARGAHATVADRLAEAGAHIHAATRAADAIEDRLVRETAAADADADLAAALETSPFGDTAEVEAALLPAAEIARLDDRITQHAVQREKERGILLELELLTLPEEPIDLAPATAAAAEARAAWIAAVEAAGRIDGVNAALAAAIDGAASEHRVSAADTADYETIRGLADAVAGRSGNTHRMNLETFVLAAELEEIVDAANLRLREMSSGRYRLQHSDALAARGAASGLGIVVHDAYTGQTRPARSLSGGETFLSSLALALGLAEVVTARAGGIRLDTLFIDEGFGSLDADTLEIAMRTLDELRQGGRTVGVISHVEAMQEQIPAQLTVRTLPDGPSVVEAAFRTS; this is encoded by the coding sequence TTCCGGTCCCGGCAGGTGGTGGACTTCGACGCGTTCGCCGACGACGGCATCTTCCTCATCGGCGGTCGCACCGGCGCCGGCAAGTCCAGCATCCTGGACGCGGTCTGCTTCGGCCTGTACGGCGGCGTCCCGCGTTACGACGGCGGCGAGAAGCGGCTGCGCAGCGACCACTGCGAACCGGACGACCCGACCTCGGTCGCAGTCGAGTTCAGCACCGTCGCCGGCCGGTTCCGGGTGACGCGCTCGCCCTCCTACGAGCGGCCCGCCAAGCGCGGGGGCGGCATGACGACGCAGGCGCCGTCCGCCTCGCTGGAGGAGCTCACGGATGCCGGGTGGGTGGGCCGGGCCGCGCGCGTCGTCGACGTCGCCAACGAGCTCGCCGACATCCTGCAGCTGTCGCAGGAGCAGTTCCTGCAGGTGATCCTGCTGGCGCAGAACCGCTTCGCCGACTTCCTCCTCGCCGACAGCAGGGAGCGGCAGAAGCTGCTGCGCCGGCTGTTCGGCACCGAGCGCTTCGAGGACTACCAGCAGCGGTTCGACGAGCGGCGGCGCCTCGCCGAGCAGAGCCTCGCCGCCCGGCGCGCAACGATCGAGGCCCGGCTCGAGGAGGCGGAGCGGATCGCGACGGATGCTGAGCTGTGGGGCGACTCCGGCCCCGCGGCGGGCGGTGCGACGACCGAGGAACGGCTCGAAACGCTGCAGCGTGCCCTCGCCCGGGCGGAGTACCGGGCGGAGCGGCTCGCCGCCGAGCGCGCCGACGCCGAGAAGCGGCTGGAGGCCGCGGATGCCGCGCTCACCGAGCTCACCCGGCAGCGGGAGGCGCAGACCGAGCGCGACCGGGCGCGCGCGGCTCTCGCCGCGCTCGACGCCCAGGCCGACGAGATCGCCGCGGACCGGCGGCGCCGCGACCTCGGCCGGGCCGCCGAGGCGCTGCGCGGTGTGATCGCCGCCGCGCGGAGGGCGCAGGCCGCGCTCGCCGACGCCGAGCGCGGCGAGTCGGAGGCCCGCGACGCTCTGCCTGCCGCGGTGGCGGCGGCGTGCCGGCAGACGGAGACCGACGGCGACCTCCCGCCGGCGGCCGAGGGGAGCGGGGACGTCACCCGGCTGCGCGCCTTCGCTTCGGACCTGACACGGGAGAGCGGAGCGTGGCAGCGCGCCGCCGAACTGGAGCAGCGGAGCGCCGACCGTGAGCGCGAGCTCGCCGAGGCCGAGCAGGAGGCCGCGGCGGCGGGGGAGCGGATCACCGCTCTGCAGGCCGAGCGTGCCGAACTCCCCGGCCGCATCGCCGAGCTGACCGCGGAGCGCGACGCCGCCCGGCGCGCCGGAGATCGTGCCGAAGACCTCGCCCGGGCGGTCGAGGACGCCCGCACCTGCCGGGCGGCCGCGGCCGAGGTGGCGCGCCTGGACGACGAGATCGCGGCGGCCGAGCGACGGCTCGCCGAGCTCACCACCGCCCATGCCGAGGCGCAGACCGCGCTCGCCCGCCTGCGCCAGCGGCGGCTGGACGGATTCGCCGGCGAGCTCGCCACCGCGCTCGTCCCCGGTGAGCCCTGCGCCGTGTGCGGGGCGACCGAGCATCCGTCCCCGGCCGAGCACGCCGATCCCGTCTCCGCCGAGGACATCGCGGACGCCGAGGCGCGCCGCGACGACGCCGCCCGGGCCGAACGGCAGGCGGAGAGCAGGCTCGGCGAGCGGCGCGCCGAGCGCGCGGCCGCCGCGGAGCGCTCACGGGGCCTCAGCCCGTCCGCGGCGGAGGCCGTGCTCGAGACGGCATCCGCCGCGCACGCCGAGGCCGAAGCCGCGGCCGAACGCGCCCTCGCCCTGGACGCCGCCCTGGCCCGGTGCACCGCTCAGGCCGAGGACGTGGAGCGCCGGCAGACGGAGGCCGCCCAGGAGCAGGCCGCGGCGCGGGAGCGGCTCGCCCTCCTCCGGCAGACGGCCGAGGATGCCCAGCGGGCGATCGCCGCCGCGCGCGGCGCGCACGCCACCGTCGCCGACCGCCTCGCCGAGGCCGGCGCGCACATCCACGCCGCGACCCGCGCCGCGGACGCCATCGAGGACCGGCTCGTCCGTGAGACCGCCGCCGCCGACGCGGACGCCGATCTCGCGGCGGCCCTGGAGACGTCCCCGTTCGGGGACACCGCCGAGGTCGAGGCCGCACTGCTGCCTGCGGCGGAGATCGCCCGGCTGGACGACCGCATCACCCAGCACGCCGTCCAGCGCGAGAAGGAACGCGGCATCCTCCTCGAACTGGAGCTGCTCACCCTGCCCGAGGAGCCGATCGACCTGGCGCCGGCGACGGCCGCAGCCGCGGAGGCCCGCGCCGCCTGGATCGCAGCGGTGGAGGCCGCCGGCCGCATCGACGGCGTGAACGCCGCCCTCGCCGCGGCCATCGACGGCGCGGCATCCGAACACCGCGTCTCGGCGGCCGACACGGCCGACTACGAGACGATCCGCGGACTCGCGGATGCCGTCGCCGGCCGCTCCGGCAACACGCACCGCATGAACCTGGAGACCTTCGTCCTGGCCGCGGAGCTCGAGGAGATCGTCGATGCGGCGAACCTGCGCCTGCGCGAGATGTCGTCGGGGAGGTACCGGCTGCAGCACTCGGACGCCCTCGCGGCCCGCGGCGCCGCCTCCGGCCTCGGCATCGTCGTGCACGACGCGTACACCGGGCAGACCCGCCCCGCCAGGTCGCTGTCCGGCGGCGAGACCTTCCTCAGCTCGCTCGCACTCGCCCTCGGACTCGCCGAGGTCGTCACGGCGCGGGCCGGCGGCATCCGGCTGGACACGCTGTTCATCGACGAGGGCTTCGGCTCCCTCGACGCCGACACCCTCGAGATCGCGATGCGCACCCTCGACGAGCTACGGCAGGGCGGGCGCACCGTCGGAGTGATCAGCCACGTCGAGGCCATGCAGGAGCAGATCCCCGCTCAGCTGACGGTGCGCACCCTGCCGGACGGGCCGAGCGTGGTCGAAGCGGCGTTCCGAACGTCCTAG
- a CDS encoding nucleoside phosphorylase has product MKLLVAALESELQAFPAEIPGFDRLVTGPGKLKAAYGLTRALDAGDYEEVLVVGTAGAVEEDLPADVYEVSAAIQHDVQDLDGIVGQHVSLPPRVETGREGLTIATGDIFVDDADAVARIRSLGGVLVDMETFAFVWVAQQFGVPIRVLRAVSDRAKDGATTIWDDMVAACSAQLWAYVKREYGLEDAPEVSNTRER; this is encoded by the coding sequence GTGAAACTCCTCGTCGCCGCCCTCGAATCCGAGCTGCAGGCGTTCCCCGCAGAGATCCCCGGTTTCGACCGGCTGGTCACCGGTCCCGGCAAGCTCAAGGCGGCGTACGGGCTCACCCGCGCCCTCGACGCCGGCGACTACGAGGAGGTTCTCGTGGTCGGCACCGCGGGCGCGGTGGAGGAGGACCTGCCCGCGGACGTGTACGAGGTGAGCGCGGCGATCCAGCACGACGTGCAGGACCTGGACGGGATCGTCGGTCAGCACGTCTCGCTGCCGCCGCGCGTGGAGACGGGACGCGAGGGGCTGACGATCGCGACCGGCGACATCTTCGTCGACGACGCGGATGCCGTGGCCCGCATCCGCTCGCTCGGCGGCGTGCTCGTCGACATGGAGACCTTCGCGTTCGTCTGGGTGGCACAGCAGTTCGGGGTGCCGATCCGGGTGCTCCGGGCGGTGTCGGACCGTGCGAAGGACGGCGCGACCACGATCTGGGACGACATGGTCGCGGCGTGCAGCGCCCAGCTGTGGGCCTACGTGAAGCGCGAGTACGGCCTCGAGGACGCCCCGGAGGTCTCGAACACGCGAGAGCGCTAG
- the nadE gene encoding ammonia-dependent NAD(+) synthetase, producing the protein MQQEIAEALGVQADIDPTTETEARVQFLVDYLTATGTKGYVLGISGGQDSTLAGRLAQLAVERVREYGGEASFFAVRLPYRVQADAADARAALEFIAPDRSVEVNIQHGVDGIEADIEEAFGSDISDFNRGNIKARIRMVTQYAIAGHDGMLVIGTDHAAEAVTGFYTKFGDGAADILPLSGLTKRQGRAMLRALGAPERLYLKVPTADLLDGQPGRPDEDELGLTYEQIDDYLEGKEVDPAVAERIEAKYLATRHKRHLPVTPQDGWWR; encoded by the coding sequence ATGCAGCAGGAGATCGCCGAGGCCCTGGGAGTCCAGGCCGACATCGACCCGACCACCGAGACCGAGGCACGCGTGCAGTTCCTCGTCGACTACCTGACCGCCACCGGCACCAAGGGCTACGTGCTCGGCATCTCCGGCGGTCAGGACTCGACGCTGGCGGGCCGGCTCGCGCAGCTCGCGGTGGAGCGCGTGCGCGAGTACGGGGGCGAGGCGTCGTTCTTCGCCGTCCGGCTGCCGTATCGCGTGCAGGCGGATGCCGCGGACGCCCGGGCCGCCCTGGAGTTCATCGCCCCCGACCGCTCCGTCGAGGTGAACATCCAGCACGGGGTGGACGGGATCGAGGCCGACATCGAGGAGGCCTTCGGCTCGGACATCTCGGACTTCAACCGCGGCAACATCAAAGCGCGGATCCGCATGGTCACGCAGTACGCGATCGCCGGGCACGACGGGATGCTCGTGATCGGCACGGACCACGCCGCCGAGGCCGTGACCGGCTTCTACACGAAGTTCGGCGACGGGGCGGCCGACATCCTGCCGCTGTCGGGCCTCACCAAGCGGCAGGGGCGCGCCATGCTGCGCGCGCTGGGCGCCCCGGAGCGGCTGTACCTGAAGGTGCCGACCGCCGACCTGCTCGACGGGCAGCCCGGCCGCCCGGACGAGGACGAGCTCGGCCTCACCTACGAGCAGATCGACGACTACCTGGAGGGCAAGGAGGTCGATCCCGCCGTCGCCGAGCGCATCGAGGCGAAGTACCTCGCCACCCGACACAAGCGGCACCTGCCGGTCACACCGCAGGACGGGTGGTGGCGGTAG
- a CDS encoding TM0106 family RecB-like putative nuclease, producing MRVVTTDSPPRVVWSASDLKLAAECEFAWARALDAKLGRVAAVEEPEDATLARAAELGDVHERAVLEQYIARFGEGGEAGVVALPKVSSADADALGAAVAETGRALRSAASVIFQAAFATPEFVGFADFLLRDPDGRWRVQDTKLARTARVTALMQLAAYVDQLDRLGIPRADEVDLILGDGTISTHAVDDLLPLFHVRRARLRALIADRRIDTGAAGEPLAWGDDRGDLQITACGRCATCEEQVDAHRDLLLVARMRPVQRQRLRAAGIRTIDELAVATDAPEGMNGDTFTALRAQARLQAGASAEPGAAPPFELVSPHAIGMMPRPSHGDIFFDFEGDPLYTEQAENPHWGLDYLFGWIDNAEQYSALWAHTFAEEKQALLDFLEFVKLRRQTHPDMHIYHYAPYETAHLAAMAARHGVGEADVDRLLREGVFVDLYPIVLRSVRVGSRSYSIKKLEPLYMGDEVRESDVQKGDESIVQYVEARALAAAGRDAEAQAILDDLADYNRYDCVSTRRLRDWLIGLARETGVLPAPPDDPETRVYEPSPLSLALQAEALRVEREGGNGECHRVAAAAIDYYPREAKSFWVAHFQRLREPVSLWESTRDVLRVDADRSGVDEPWAVDEGRRIQTRVVRLRGEVAPGSTVGAGARPFALYAAPAPFDVDAPSRVIHIPHEVEVLEVLDDGYLVRERAVQGQTWDELPLALTPAAPPNVASQQSAIEEWADAVHRAAPEFPEDPASDILCRIPPRTRSGGPIPAAGEERIDAIVRAVLDLDRSYLAVQGPPGTGKTYTGSQVIARLVREHRFRIGVVAQSHAIVENLLERVVADGVPASQVAKAPKDPDADPCFTVIRKDGMAGFIAEHADQGFVVGGTAWDFSNTRRVDRRGLDLLVIDEAGQFSLASTIAVAAGAQRLLLLGDPQQLPQVSQGAHPEPVDTSALGWVMDGDAVIDPAYGYFLDASWRMHPAVAAPVSRLAYAGKLASAPGTETRVVEGVEPGLHIVPVRHRGNATQSPEEAAAVVAIVRDLVGRRYVDGCGTDAAPRPLEQADIIVVAPYNAQKQLIHDELAAAGFGEVAVGTVDNFQGKEAVVSITSLAASSGRDAPRGPEFLLLQNRLNVAISRAKSVAYLVHSPALLDDLPHTPEGVARLSAFARLVGADRD from the coding sequence GTGCGCGTCGTCACCACCGACAGCCCGCCCCGCGTCGTCTGGAGCGCGAGCGATCTGAAGCTCGCCGCCGAGTGCGAGTTCGCGTGGGCGCGGGCGCTCGACGCCAAACTCGGGCGGGTGGCCGCGGTCGAGGAACCTGAGGACGCCACGCTCGCACGGGCGGCCGAGCTCGGCGACGTGCACGAGCGCGCGGTCCTCGAACAGTACATCGCCCGCTTCGGCGAGGGCGGCGAGGCCGGCGTCGTCGCGTTGCCGAAGGTCTCCTCTGCGGATGCGGATGCCCTCGGCGCCGCCGTCGCCGAGACCGGACGCGCGCTGCGCTCCGCGGCATCCGTCATCTTCCAGGCCGCCTTCGCCACGCCCGAGTTCGTGGGCTTCGCCGACTTCCTGCTCCGCGACCCCGACGGGCGCTGGCGCGTCCAGGACACCAAGCTCGCCCGCACCGCCCGGGTGACCGCGCTCATGCAGCTGGCGGCATACGTCGACCAGCTCGACCGGCTCGGCATCCCTCGCGCCGACGAAGTCGATCTGATCCTCGGCGACGGCACCATCAGCACCCACGCCGTCGACGACCTGCTGCCGCTGTTCCACGTGCGCCGTGCCCGCCTCCGTGCGCTCATCGCGGACCGCCGCATCGACACCGGCGCCGCCGGCGAGCCGCTCGCCTGGGGTGATGATCGCGGCGACCTTCAGATCACGGCGTGCGGGCGCTGCGCCACCTGCGAAGAGCAGGTGGATGCGCACCGCGATCTGCTGCTGGTCGCCCGGATGCGTCCGGTGCAGCGGCAGCGCCTGCGCGCCGCCGGCATCCGCACCATCGACGAGCTGGCGGTCGCGACGGATGCGCCCGAGGGAATGAACGGTGACACCTTCACCGCATTGCGCGCCCAGGCGCGCCTCCAGGCCGGTGCGTCGGCGGAGCCGGGGGCCGCGCCGCCCTTCGAGCTGGTGTCGCCGCACGCGATCGGCATGATGCCCAGGCCCAGCCACGGCGACATCTTCTTCGACTTCGAGGGCGACCCGCTGTACACCGAGCAGGCCGAGAACCCGCACTGGGGACTGGACTACCTGTTCGGATGGATCGACAACGCGGAGCAGTACTCCGCGCTGTGGGCGCACACGTTCGCCGAGGAGAAGCAGGCGCTGCTCGACTTCCTCGAGTTCGTGAAGCTGCGCCGGCAGACCCATCCCGACATGCACATCTACCACTACGCGCCGTACGAGACCGCGCATCTCGCGGCGATGGCCGCGCGGCACGGCGTCGGCGAGGCCGACGTCGACCGGCTGCTGCGGGAGGGCGTGTTCGTCGACCTGTACCCGATCGTGCTGCGCTCGGTGCGGGTCGGCTCCCGGTCCTACTCGATCAAGAAGCTCGAGCCGCTGTACATGGGCGACGAGGTGCGCGAGAGCGACGTGCAGAAGGGCGACGAGTCGATCGTCCAGTACGTCGAGGCGCGCGCGCTCGCCGCGGCCGGGCGGGATGCCGAGGCGCAGGCGATCCTCGACGACCTCGCCGACTACAACCGGTACGACTGCGTCTCCACGCGGCGGCTGCGCGACTGGCTGATCGGCCTGGCCCGCGAGACCGGGGTGCTTCCGGCGCCACCGGACGATCCCGAGACCCGGGTGTACGAGCCGTCGCCGCTGTCGCTGGCGCTGCAGGCCGAGGCGCTGCGGGTCGAGCGCGAGGGCGGGAACGGAGAGTGCCACCGGGTGGCGGCCGCCGCGATCGACTACTACCCGCGCGAGGCGAAGAGCTTCTGGGTCGCGCACTTCCAGCGGCTGCGCGAACCGGTGTCGCTGTGGGAGTCGACCCGCGATGTGCTGCGGGTGGATGCCGACCGCAGCGGCGTCGACGAGCCGTGGGCGGTGGACGAGGGCCGGCGCATCCAGACGCGGGTCGTGCGGCTGCGCGGCGAGGTCGCGCCGGGGAGCACGGTCGGGGCGGGCGCGCGGCCGTTCGCGCTGTACGCCGCACCCGCCCCGTTCGACGTGGACGCGCCCTCGCGGGTCATCCACATCCCGCACGAGGTCGAGGTGCTCGAGGTGCTCGACGACGGCTACCTCGTGCGCGAACGGGCCGTGCAGGGGCAGACCTGGGACGAGCTGCCGCTCGCACTCACCCCGGCCGCGCCCCCGAACGTCGCCTCGCAGCAGTCCGCGATCGAGGAATGGGCGGATGCCGTGCACCGCGCCGCACCGGAGTTCCCGGAGGATCCGGCCTCGGACATCCTCTGCCGCATCCCGCCGCGCACCCGCTCCGGCGGCCCGATCCCGGCCGCCGGTGAAGAACGGATCGACGCCATCGTGCGGGCGGTCCTCGACCTCGACCGCAGCTATCTGGCGGTGCAGGGCCCGCCCGGGACCGGCAAGACGTACACCGGCTCGCAGGTGATCGCGCGGCTGGTGCGCGAGCACCGATTCCGGATCGGCGTGGTCGCGCAGTCGCACGCGATCGTGGAGAACCTGCTGGAGCGGGTCGTCGCCGACGGCGTGCCGGCTTCGCAGGTCGCGAAGGCGCCGAAGGACCCGGATGCCGATCCGTGCTTCACCGTCATCCGCAAGGACGGCATGGCGGGCTTCATCGCCGAGCACGCGGACCAGGGGTTCGTGGTGGGCGGCACGGCGTGGGACTTCAGCAACACGCGGCGCGTCGACCGGCGCGGCCTCGACCTGCTCGTGATCGACGAGGCCGGGCAGTTCTCGCTCGCCTCGACCATCGCGGTGGCCGCCGGCGCGCAGCGCCTGCTGCTGCTCGGCGACCCGCAGCAGCTGCCGCAGGTCAGCCAGGGGGCGCACCCGGAACCCGTGGACACCTCGGCGCTCGGCTGGGTGATGGATGGCGACGCGGTCATCGATCCGGCCTACGGCTACTTCCTGGACGCGTCGTGGCGGATGCATCCCGCTGTCGCGGCACCGGTCTCACGGCTCGCGTACGCGGGCAAGCTGGCATCCGCCCCGGGCACCGAGACCCGCGTGGTGGAGGGCGTCGAGCCCGGCCTGCACATCGTGCCGGTGCGGCACCGCGGCAACGCGACGCAGTCGCCGGAGGAAGCCGCCGCGGTCGTGGCGATCGTGCGGGACCTCGTCGGTCGCCGTTACGTCGACGGATGCGGGACGGATGCCGCGCCGCGCCCGCTCGAGCAGGCGGACATCATCGTCGTCGCGCCGTACAACGCGCAGAAGCAGCTCATCCACGACGAGCTCGCCGCCGCCGGATTCGGTGAGGTCGCGGTGGGCACGGTGGACAACTTCCAGGGCAAGGAGGCGGTCGTGTCGATCACCTCGCTCGCCGCCTCCAGCGGACGCGACGCCCCGCGAGGCCCGGAGTTCCTGCTGCTGCAGAACCGCCTGAACGTCGCGATCTCACGAGCCAAGAGCGTCGCCTACCTGGTGCACTCCCCGGCCCTGCTCGACGACCTGCCGCACACCCCGGAAGGCGTCGCCCGCCTCAGCGCTTTCGCCCGCCTCGTCGGCGCCGACCGCGACTGA
- the upp gene encoding uracil phosphoribosyltransferase, producing MRVHVADHPLITHKLTVLRDERTPSPVFRQLTEELVTLLAYEATRNVKVSPIEIQTPVTKTTGVKISEPRPIVVPILRAGLGMLEGMVKLLPTAEVGFLGMVRDETTFEPTTYAERLPDDLSDRQCFAIDPMLATGGSLGAAIQFLFDRGARDVTAICLLGTPEGLAAIEQLVGDRDVTIVLGALDEGLNEKGYIVPGLGDAGDRLYGTV from the coding sequence ATGCGCGTTCACGTGGCCGACCACCCCCTGATCACCCACAAGCTCACCGTGCTGCGTGACGAGCGCACGCCGTCGCCGGTGTTCCGCCAGCTCACCGAGGAGCTGGTCACCCTCCTGGCGTACGAGGCGACCCGCAATGTCAAGGTGAGCCCGATCGAGATCCAGACGCCGGTCACGAAGACCACCGGCGTGAAGATCTCCGAGCCGCGGCCGATCGTCGTGCCGATCCTGCGCGCGGGGCTCGGGATGCTCGAGGGCATGGTCAAGCTGCTGCCGACCGCGGAGGTCGGCTTCCTCGGCATGGTCCGCGACGAGACGACGTTCGAGCCCACGACGTATGCGGAGCGGCTGCCCGATGACCTCAGCGACCGCCAGTGCTTCGCGATCGACCCCATGCTCGCGACCGGGGGATCGCTCGGTGCGGCGATCCAGTTCCTCTTCGACCGTGGGGCCAGGGACGTCACCGCGATCTGCCTGCTCGGCACCCCGGAAGGCCTGGCCGCCATCGAGCAGCTCGTCGGCGACCGCGACGTGACCATCGTGCTGGGCGCTCTGGACGAGGGGCTCAACGAGAAGGGCTACATCGTCCCCGGGCTCGGCGACGCCGGCGACCGGCTGTACGGCACGGTCTGA
- the tadA gene encoding tRNA adenosine(34) deaminase TadA — translation MTAADERAMQRALALAAEAAAAGEIPVGAVVLDPDGRMAGEGRNLREATHDPTAHAEVVALRQAADALGSWNLQGHTLVVTLEPCVMCAGAVLQSRVSRVVFGAWDDKAGAAGSMYDVLRDRRLPYRAEVVAGIQSDAAIALLRDFFEQRR, via the coding sequence ATGACAGCCGCCGACGAACGCGCCATGCAGCGGGCGCTCGCGCTCGCCGCCGAGGCGGCCGCGGCCGGGGAGATCCCGGTCGGCGCCGTGGTGCTCGATCCGGACGGGCGGATGGCGGGCGAGGGCCGCAACCTCCGCGAGGCCACGCACGACCCGACCGCCCATGCGGAGGTCGTCGCGTTGCGCCAGGCGGCCGACGCGCTGGGGTCGTGGAACCTGCAGGGGCATACTCTCGTCGTCACGCTGGAGCCGTGCGTGATGTGCGCCGGGGCGGTGCTGCAGTCGCGGGTGAGCCGTGTCGTCTTCGGCGCGTGGGACGACAAGGCCGGCGCCGCCGGCTCCATGTACGACGTGCTCCGCGATCGTCGCCTGCCATATCGCGCCGAGGTCGTCGCGGGCATCCAGTCGGATGCCGCGATCGCGCTGCTCCGCGACTTCTTCGAGCAGCGCCGCTGA